A window of the Candidatus Cloacimonadota bacterium genome harbors these coding sequences:
- a CDS encoding DivIVA domain-containing protein, whose translation MPQNISPSEIRGKEFNKTLSGYSKQEVEEFLDLLADQIERLDGTIRAQQKEIEDRDKKLEDIEEQKEVLKRTLILAEKLKEDTLKSADKEAKNIIKDAEISAKERVKKAKDYLSILEHDYVNLKDKKKSFLLSFKSQINTILDLIESEFQKDKEDAREIEKPIIPPPDFKTHDFFKDTKLPPPVEKKKEELSKIEETIEEIQEEKPLEEEEVIEQKPRISFSNKEDEED comes from the coding sequence GGTAAAGAGTTCAATAAAACATTGAGCGGATACAGCAAACAGGAAGTTGAGGAGTTTCTCGATCTTCTGGCTGACCAGATCGAACGGCTCGATGGGACGATCAGGGCTCAACAAAAAGAGATCGAGGACAGGGACAAGAAACTCGAAGATATCGAAGAACAGAAAGAAGTCCTGAAACGAACACTCATACTCGCGGAAAAACTCAAAGAAGACACGCTTAAAAGCGCTGATAAAGAAGCGAAGAACATCATAAAAGATGCAGAGATCTCTGCAAAAGAGCGTGTAAAAAAAGCTAAGGATTACCTCAGCATTCTCGAACATGATTATGTGAATCTCAAAGACAAAAAGAAATCCTTCCTTCTCTCCTTCAAATCACAGATAAACACCATACTCGACCTCATCGAATCAGAATTTCAAAAAGATAAAGAAGATGCACGGGAGATAGAAAAACCGATCATTCCTCCGCCTGATTTTAAAACACACGATTTTTTTAAAGACACAAAGCTCCCCCCTCCGGTTGAAAAGAAGAAAGAAGAACTCTCTAAGATTGAAGAAACGATTGAAGAGATTCAGGAAGAAAAGCCCCTTGAGGAAGAAGAAGTTATCGAACAAAAACCCAGGATCAGTTTTAGCAATAAAGAAGATGAAGAAGATTAG